In Heliangelus exortis chromosome 19, bHelExo1.hap1, whole genome shotgun sequence, the genomic stretch GAATCCTGGCTTTTATATTTTGCCTCTGAAGTGTCAGggctctctgcagagcctgcaggtgctgagcactcagatttttattcttgtttcaGACCTGGAGAAGCGCAAGAACCCCGTGTGCCACTTTGTGACCCCCCTGGACGGTTCTGTTGATGTCGATGAACATCGTCGGCCAGAGGTCTGCAAAACCTGAAGGACACACTAATGAGCTCTAGAGCTGATAACGAGATTTTTCTTGTCCATTAAGTGTGAAAGGAGCGTGGCATTTCTTTGCTCTGATGTCTTTAATTAGAAGGACCATTAATATCAAGCAGGTTTGCTGTTGAAGCCATTTTTGTATGGTTGTTGTATTGAGATGGTGAAGGTGCAGCCAGAAGGACACTTGTTATCTGCATAACTTATGTCTAAGTTCTAGTTTAGGGAAACATAAGCCACAGAAGTGTAATGTGAACAGGTAAGATTTTGACAGCCACTGCTCTCTTCTGGTTGGAGATTGCTAAAGTCAGTGGGAAATCAGAGTGAGGACTGTTTGCAGGATTGAATCTAAGTGACCCTGGGAGAGTTTTCTGTGCCTTTATTTAATTGATGAGGTGTGATTTCTAGACaagcagtttctttttctctataaaGGTAGCTTCAAAAAAGAGCAAACACGAGTTTCAGTACCTAGACATCAGATTCCTAATTCTTTGTGTCCTTCTTAGCAGCTtttgtgagtgtgtgtgtgtgtgtgtgtgtgtgtgtgtgtgtgttcatacAACAGAGTGAAATTCTCTGCCTGTTTTCTGTAGAGCAGGTTACTGGATGCcttatacattttattttagtaaattAATTGtagagttggggttttttttaaccatttcttAACTACTGGTTGTGGAAGATGCTGACAGTGCAGACATCATCTCTTGTTTGTTTATCTGGGGAAGATGAAGTTAGTACTGTCAGATTTGCTCTGTGATAGCTGAACTCTGTGACAGTGTGGGCTGCTGATACATGAGCTCAAACAGAATTAACATGCTTTCTTTTGCACAATATTTGCTTGGAAATTTATGGAACATTAAGCCATTCCTGGTGTGTTTGTGTTCTCAGGCCATTGCAACAGAAGGGAAATACTGGAAAAGAAGAATTGAAATAGTCATCAGGGAATACCACAAGTGGAGAACATACTTCAAAAAAAGGGTCTGTAGGTTTATACACTGAATGTAGGTTACTTGAACTTCATCagtttgttgttgctttttaagTTCTGATGTCACATTTTCTAGCATGCAAGAATACTTAGAACAGATGATAAGCTAACACAAGCACACTCATCTGATTAGTCCCACTTCACTAAAAATTATTGTGCAGGGACTAATAGTGCATGATTGGATCTTAAAAGTTTTCCAAAATCAGGTCTTCTGTTGGCATGTACAGGACCTATTCCAACTTTaacatttgttttgttctccttttGCAGTTACAGAAACATAAAGATGAAGATCTTTCAAGTTTGGTCAGGGTAGGTAATGCTGCTGATAAGTGGCAGTATTTCTGCTTGTAGAATCTGCAATAAGTAACAAAGCTGTAACGTGCAGTAGCTTGCATTGATTAAAATCTAAAGACAAGCATCTTGCTTCTGCCTTAATTAAGTTTGGGCACCTGAATGTTTCTGCACTGTAGACAGCAATGTAAGACTTGTAGCTTAAATTGGATGGAGCAAGAGTTGAATGTAAACTGCTGTGATAGAAGAAATGATAATTAGTATTGGGTGCCCAGAAAGATCAGGCTCTTTGAGGGCTGGCACATTGTTTCATCTTGTTACTGAGTCCTAGCTGGCACTGCTTCCTTGCctgacttttcttcctttcctttggcAGGATGATGATGTGGTTCTCTGGCAAAAAAGAAGGTATGGCAGAGAAACCCCTGTCCCTATGGAGGAAGACAGCCTCTTGGATGCAGATATGCTTATGTCTGAGTTCACTGACACACTGTTCTCCACACTGTCTTCACATCAGCTTGTTTCCTGGCCAAATTCCAGGGACATAGGTATTTGTTGGCTGTTAGCAGTGGGAACTTTTGGGAGAAGTGTGCTttcttgctttgctgcttttctggtcTGGATCTTTACTGAACCAGATAAAAATAGATCAGAGACTGGAGCTCTCTAATGCTTTGTGGGTTATGGAATCCCAGTTATTCATCtaaatttcatttctgtcttaGCTTCTTACATGCTGCTTCTAGCACTGTCCTCTAGTGTTGCTCTGAGTAAGTAATGAGCAGTATTTAGCTTTATCAGTGGTGAAGGCAGTTTTACTTCaaacatatatgtgtgtgtgtgtgtattgcCAAGAgtctgcttttgtatttttttggaTGTGTCTCAGAACAAGTGCAAATCACTTCTCCTGTAAAAACAACCCCCAGAGCTACCCCGTTCTGTCCAGTGCTCTCACAAGTCAAGGCACTGACTGTCTAAGGGAGAGGAGATGTCCATTGTGCATCATCCCTGCTGCACTGATGTCTGAGCTGTCTGAGCAAATCCAGAGCAACTCTGGTTTACATGAACTGTACTGGAGGCAAAATGAAACAGAtgatggtttattttaaaacgCTGTGCTATGAGCTGTTGTGCTTCCCAGCAAGTTTGTGTATTGTACAGCAAGGGGAGGGCAGGAGTTTTGGAAGCAGGAGCCATCCAAGTTTGGCAATCCCTTAGAGCCTTCAAGTTTCACCTCTTCCATTTCATTAGCTGAAAGTTTTGTTCCTCAGTGGTTTGATTACAGAACTGTGATGTagctctgaagaaaagcaggtGCTCagttcatttcagcagcagtttttCTGTAAACATCCCTGGCAAAGCCTGACTGCAGAGTGTGTGTTGGGGGTGTAGCCAAATGCTgaatttttgctgctgttactgTGTGACTAATGTGAAGCTAATccaattttttctcttgaattttGCAGCACACTTAGGAAATGCTGACATGATCCAACCAGGGCTTATTCCTCTCCAGCCAAATTTTGATTTTATGGATACTTTTGAGCCTTTTCAGGGTAAGAATCGTATATAAAgtcaattaatttatttaaagtttCAGTGATTTGTGAGCTAGTTTTTAACAGAGTCTTAATATTGGAGGTACTGAAGGAAGGATCTTTTAGTGAAAGGTGTTTGATTGATGTTTACATTGTTCATTATTTCAGGCAGATGCATATGTGGGTAGTCTCCCTTGTTACTGTGACCCCAGTCCCTTACTTACCTGGATTTGAGAGTGACTTTGGGATTGTTTATTCCAGGGCTTGAACCTGGCTGTTAATTTGCCTTAGAACAGAGCAGCATTTAGTTCTTAATTCATTGAGTGATGATTGAGTAGATTAAACATCAGATGTGGGCAGGAGaactcacagaatcactgaactTCTCCCATTTTACACTTCTTAGTGATGAAGTTATTTAACACTTTGCTTTCCTTGGAACATTTTCTGGTACTAGCAAGAGAACACATGACATTAAACTACTACTGACAACTGTGATGGTTGTGGATCTTTGTGGCAGTCAAAAGTTACATCTGTTTGCTGAGCCTCCATGCAGGCTCCATCAGGGGAATTTTGTGGGGCTGCATTGAGAATCAGCTCTTGGTTATCTGTGTTTAGGTGAATCTTAAGCAGTGGACTGAGTTTTGTGTTGTCCTCACCTTGCATAAAGAGTTAAAGACTCCCCTGAGGGAGGTCAGTTCCTCTGGGAGACAACACACTGCTCAGTCAGCATGCAGTTGTATGAAGCAAAAATCTTGTTGTTTCATTATTTGATAAATAGTCTTTATATTCCCTTGAATTTTAGTGGTTAGCAGTGCTGTGCCTTGAGtataaaaagtagaaaattaatAGGTGACTTTTCATGTTTCAGATTTATTCACACCCAGTCGTTCCAGTAGTTATTTCCCTTCTGTGTCTGCTGTCAGCTCAGCTACaacagacagcagcagccatTCTTCCCAGGTAAGAGCTTCTCAGTGTTTCTGACAGCCTCATCTCAGACACCTTTGTGCTGTGAAGACTCCTGAGCATGAGCCACGTCCTTCTGAGGAGTCCAGCCAAGAGTTTCAGGGGTCATGACTGAatctctgctgtttctctttcccctcaGTCTCCCGTCCTGCCCTCGGGTTCGTTGCCCAGCACGCTTCCAGCAGGGAACATCAGTGATGGACTGATTGCTTCCTCAGTACCTGCTCCTGTCATTCCTGATGTTGGCACTGAGCAGTGTTCTGGCATTAGAAGTGGGGGATCTTTCATCCAGCCAGCAGACTTCACTCCTGACTCGTCTCTTAGCGGGCCACAAACTTTCATGCCGGTGTTTCAGACACCCCTGCCACTGCTTCAACCTGCAGCACAACAGCACCAGTCCCCGTTGCCTGCAGTGCCTCTGAACTCCAGCTTAAGCTCTTCACCAGCTGCGTTTGCTGCCCCAGAACCCCAGAAGATTGGCCTCTGTGAATCTACAGTTATCACCCACACAGCTTCTGCCACCTTGACCCACAACGCCCCCGCCACCACCTTCAGCCAGAGCCAGAGCCTCGTCCTGGCGACGCAGCAGCAAGGTGCAGGAGTGCCTTGTAACCTGGCTTTCCAGACTACTGTCCTGCAGGGGCAGCCCCGGCCCCAGATGCAGTCCCAACTGACATTTGCACTCCCCAAAGCTGTTCCTCTGGCCAGTGCTGGGACAAGGCCCAAACAGTCACAAAAAATAGTGCCTCCTCCGAAGCCTGAAACAGTGTCCTTATTGGTAAAGAATGCCTTCATCACCCCAGGTGAGAAGCATTGGTGGGATaatggtttttatttctgagtgGGACTAGCAGGAGGGAGAGACCTTCTTGCTTTTGTTGGTTTACATATTAAGTACAAATACAGCTTCCTGAGGGTGTCCAAGGAACCCCTGAATCCACTGGTGTGTGGCTACACTGCTTAATGGGATGCTCTGGACTGCTGAGAGAATTGGAAGCATTTTGGTTGTGAGTGTGTAAAGCTGACCTGCAAAAGGTGCATCACTTGGTGAAGTTTGTGCTGGTCTGTGTAGGTGCATCAGCAATGGGATGACTtgagctctctgctcctgccccatCAAAACCTTGGGTCTGATGTTTAATTCTCTTCTGATTAACTCTCCTCTTCAGAGCATTCAGCCACAGtagagcaggagatgggagggagatgGTGTGGGGTGCAGAATGGCAGATCTGTCCCTGTCTCTGATCCACGCTGTTACCCTGGAAAAGTCACTGTGTGCATCCCCACACTCTGCAGTTCCAGGGTCCTGGTGTTCATCCTTCAGATGCATTCTGATGTTTGTCACAGGTGTGCTTGGGGCTCTCTGAGACCACCAGGTACAGTGCTGGGTTTGGGAGCAGCTGTCAAGGTGGACCAGAGCATTGGTCCAGATGAAAGTATGGGAGTGTGCCTCTCATCCACCATCAGTGCTTCCTAGCAGGACCAGGGGGGATGACAATCCATCCTTCCCATGGGGAAGGGCTAAGACAGGCAGGGGGAGCTGTGGATTTTTGTCTCAAGCAATCTTCAGTCTCTTGAGATGCTGTCAGGAGCACGTGGTTTTCAGCTCTGTGTCTGAGTGTCAAGCTGATAGGCTGGGACCTCCACAGTGGGTGGAATTTGGACCAATTGGTCAAGCCTCAGAATAGCAAACATGGACTTGTTTTGCTTGTGGTGGTTCTTGTGGGAAAGCTGAAGGCTAGAACAGGACAGGCAGTACACATTTTCTTGGGCTTATTGCAGAGTTTTTTGATTTGTGCTGGCTGGGGGCCAAGTGACTTCAGCCACCTGAAATATGCAACAATAATCCAAGAAGAGCCCTGCCTGGAGGTGTATGGTACACAGGCTGTACTGAGCAGCAGGTCTGTCTGCCAGGGATcccaccaaaaaaattaaaaaaaaaaaaaaaaatcactgttcaGAAGTAGAGCAGACCCAGGGATCTAACTCTAGCATGTCACTGGGACCAAGCTGGGCCATGATGAATAGCAGTAGGGTGTTCCTGTCTGTAGTACATAATAAAACAGGAATCTGTGCATCCACAGCAGTCAAGACATTCCTTCCCCATCTGGTAAAGCACTGGTGGCAGCTCCTTTTCAGAAAGCCTTTGCTCCAGGTGTCTTGGTGTTTCCTGGGTCATTCCTCACCTCATGTATCATTCTCCCAGTGCTTCATCAGGTACTCCTAGACCACCACAACCAATGGCTTTGTTTCTCATCTAGATTGAAAGTTGTTGCAGTTTTTTATTGCTGGTAATGGCATGTGACCAGGGGTCACACTGCTCCTAAACTGCTGGGACACCAAGCTCAGAGATCACATCCAAGATTTTATGTAAAGAACGggagatttatttttagcaataaaataaacatcagTATTTCTCACTGAGGCATTTGTGCCTGCCATTTGTGTTCAGAACAAACAAATGATCTCATGACTGTAACACAAATTACATTTTAACCTGTGTTAGGAAAAGATGTGTAACGTTTACTGCCCTGTGATACAAGGACTCAAAAGCCTGCACAGATTGTCTCATGAGCTGCAAGACTTCACATGGGAAAGAACTCTGTCACACTGCAGGATAAATTGTGTGAGTTTGAGAGGAAAGTCTGATGTGTGGATGGGatagaaacatgaaaaatataaagaggCATCTAAATAATGCTGGCTTTTAGTTACCCAAATGTGGGGGTCAGAAACTCCAAGTTTGTGCAGCAGCATTAATGCACACAGAGTGGGCTCTTCAGCTCAATAGAGATGTCAGAAGTCAGACTGAACATTAATGAACAGTGGAATGGTTGTGATTCCAGCTTTACATGTGGGAATGAATGCTCAGAGAATGATCTCCCTGTACCAGGGTGGCAGTGCTCTCTGCCAGACAGACCCACACAAGGGCTGACACAAGGCTTGTGAAACTCACaggctttttaaataaagcctATACAGAAACTTTCCTTGGTTCAGAACACAGTCACAGATAAGAacacagcagaggagaggaCACTGGATATCCCTCACTGTCTCCCTGTTCTACTGGGCATGTCCTTCAGTATCTTGGTGCCAAAATGCAGAGGGGTAGCTTGGCAGTGGCTGAGCTGTTGTGACACTTTTTGTGCATCCTGACTTTATTAGtacaaagcagagctgaagccaGTACAGGTTGGAATGAAACTGAGTAAGTTTGGTTTAGTTTTCTCAAAAAACATAGAGAAGTTGTGTCTTAGCAGGCTTCTTCCCTCAGTAACAATTCAGGATGGTTATTCATGCTCTCTGTAAAGTCTGGGGGTGAACAATGTCAGCTTTAATGCCATCTTATTAACTGTACATCTGCATTGGTTCAATTGAGATCTGAATGGATTTATGTTTGAATACtgtgatgctgaaaaaaaccttagaGCAAGAATCCTGATTCCTGTCATGGAGGTAAGACTCCAGTACAGACTTCTGAAAAGAAGTCTTTTTTGTAACTTTCTCTGTGGACTCAAGTGCTGCTATTCACAATTACCTCTAACAGTGCAGAATTCCTGGTTCTTTAGCCTGATTTCTGGAATTTTGGTGCTGATTCCCAATCACGCTTGGTTGtcttgtgtttgtgtgttaTGTACTGCAGCTGTAAAACCATATAGATAGCAAAAGAAGGTAGTTTAGTGAAGtggtgaggagggaggaggattTACTATGTGTACAAGGAAGCATAAAGTACTGAATCTGCATCCTTCAGATGGTTTCTCTCATTGACCCTCTCTGGGTCAGCAGTGCAAGCCTGAGATCCAAGAAGAGATGTGAAGATGATCCTCTCAACATGGAGTATGAGAGAATGGAGACTCTTTGCACCTCCCTGGTAGACTGGATGTCTGTGTAAATTCACCTTGAAACAGTGCAGTGATGCTAGAAGAGTCAGAAATAACTGGTGTGGTAGAGTCCTGGGTTGATGAGATTATCCCAAAACTGGTGGCACTTTGTTTTGCAGTGAAATAGTACCAAGTAGATGCCTGTTAATCCATTCCCCCCTTCAATGACAACTGATTTCATACCAAATAatctccagcatttttttttcctttgtctcatTAACTATTCTAACTTAATTGTGTTCTTCAGCTGCCTTTCAGGGACAGTCCAGAGCTGTGATTGTAACTCCAGCacctttaaaaagagaagggatTTTGACGCCAGCCACGTCTCAGTCTAATGTTGCAATTGCACCAGCTGGAATTGTCAGagtaaggagaagaaaaaaatatgtatttgttttttagGCCTGTTATTTGCAAGCAGTTAGAGCTGTAATGTGCTCAGGAAGGTAACTACTCCACTAAATCTCACCTGGTACTCAGCATATGCATCTATGCATTCAGCATtatgtttgcttatttttaattgagCTACTTTATGGCCCTGGGAGCATTATGTGGTCTTCACAGACTCCTACACAACAGTAAGACTATAAAGAGCCATGTGTACATAGAGCCTTGCATGGGGATGGTTTGTGCTTTTCCTTAATTGTGCAGAAGGAGCCCAGGATGCTCACCTCACCTTTCTGTTTGCATGTGGGAAAGTATTCCTGGAGTGGGTTTCTGAAAATGCTGTGTGGAGGAAGATAGACATAGAGTTTAGTCTATTATGCTGTTGATATGTTGTAATACTTTAAGTTATGAAAGGATACTGGTGTCCTGCCAGATGTCTGACTTCAGTGCCTGCCAATTCCTTATATGTTAGCCCTTGTTTCATGTCATCAGATTGTTAACCATGTATTAATTTGCTACTTTCAGTGAAAGGCAAGGTAataaatttctctctttctctctctcttcccctccctttctcctttctctcatcccttctctccctctgcccccatcctccccttcctcttgtctttttctttctctctttttctctgtgctatTTCTGTGCTGTTCCCAGGCTCCCAGGGTGACGGAATTCCGTAGTAACATTCTGGTTGGTCCAGCACAGCGAGCACCAAGTAGCCAACAAACCCAGTCCACAGTCTCCCATCTCTTCTCTCCTGGTGTAGTCCAGGATGCCTTGGTGAAAGGAGAGCAAATCCCTTCCCACAGTAGCAGTTCACAAGTTCCCTCACCTACACCCAGTAAGTTAGAAAGCTCTAAGCATTCTCTCTTCCCTACACGTGTGTTTCCATGGGTTAGGCAGGGTGTAGGTGGGTCTTGAGGATCCCTGGATAATTTCTCAATGGATTTTTAGGCCCTTCTACCCTGCAGCTTTGGTTGCATCCAGTTCTTTGCAGTTTTGGTCTTAAGCTACTGTGCAGCATTCCCACAAGCTGTGATTTTGTCCTTCCTGTGTGTGGCTCCTTTCTAAAAGGATGTGCTGTCATTGTCaccaagaaataaaatctgtttgaaaGGCATCTGAGTACAAAGTATTGAATAGGTTTGTTGTTCAGTATTGTAACTGTAAGTGTGACTGGAGGATCACAGACACAGGCCTTGTTAACAGCAGGTAAGTGCCAAGACTCCTTTTGCATGTGTGTTGGGAGAGTGGTATCCAGGCTGGGTTTGGAGACATATCCTTGCTCTGCTGGTAAATGGCTGCTCAGTGTTGCTGTCATGTCCCAGGCTGTTAAAGTCCCTGATGGCTGAGTAGCAGGAGGATGGACTTGCACCCTATGCAATCAACATGCCCTTGCTGAAACCTGTGTGTGGAAGGAATATTGTATCTTGATATTTGGGATGTATTAGTCTTCTGCCTGGAATCACTAAGCTTTCCCAGCAGTGGTGACATTTTCTAGCATGTGGTTGGTGCATCAGTGAGTGTAATTGAGTTGCCAGCTGCATTTCAGTTCAACTCTGAATTGAAACTTCTCAGCAGTCCCCTTTGCTGTGGAGGTTTTTGTTAATGTgacttctctctcttcctttatGAAGGCAGAGACTGTCAGAATTCAGGCCAAGCTTCCCCCTGCACCTCTGAGCAGAGCCCCAGTCCACAGTCTCCCCAGAACAACTGCTCAGGAAAATCTGCCACTGACTCTAATATGGCTGCACTTGAGGTATGTGTCCTTTCCTTTGAGgtgctttttttcattgcttttgtaACTGTTTTTCTGCCCTGGTGTCTGAGCATGGACTAGAGAGGAAGTTGTGCTTCAGGGACACTTCTGTGCCTCAGCCTAAGCTTGTGCTGCATCTCACAATTAAAAATGTCAGACTACTCTGCTCCTCAGGGATGTGTCACCAGAGGGGCCAGGCTTAACCATACCTCTGCAGGTCCTTATGGTCACGACAGCAGTTCCTGCTGTGGCTCACAGGAGTGTTGTGACAGGTCTCAAATTTACTCAGTCAAAAGCTTCAGGCTTAGTTTTCTAAACCCTGGCTTTTTGCCATTGTTCTGTTGGGGCTCTTCAGTCTGCAGGGCTCTGGCCAGCGCTGGAGGGGGAGTTCTTGACCTGCTGAGTTACTTTCATGTCTCCAGTGATGCTATGCTGCTCCACAGAGAGGCAGCTCCACAGACTCTCCAAGTTACACCTGTAAAACACTTCAAGAATTATTGGGGTAAGAACTCGGC encodes the following:
- the MLXIP gene encoding MLX-interacting protein is translated as MAADVFMRPARLLGAAGPLSPRTEPDEDSSDTDDGGASPGGGRRCGPRRGQPPGPQIIHSGHFMVSSPHSEHPPKKGYDFDTVNEQTCQTYQFGAARGGGGAGGRLSIDASLTKLFECMSLAYSGKLVSPKWKNFKGLKLQWRDKIRLNNAIWRAWYMQYLEKRKNPVCHFVTPLDGSVDVDEHRRPEAIATEGKYWKRRIEIVIREYHKWRTYFKKRLQKHKDEDLSSLVRDDDVVLWQKRRYGRETPVPMEEDSLLDADMLMSEFTDTLFSTLSSHQLVSWPNSRDIAHLGNADMIQPGLIPLQPNFDFMDTFEPFQDLFTPSRSSSYFPSVSAVSSATTDSSSHSSQSPVLPSGSLPSTLPAGNISDGLIASSVPAPVIPDVGTEQCSGIRSGGSFIQPADFTPDSSLSGPQTFMPVFQTPLPLLQPAAQQHQSPLPAVPLNSSLSSSPAAFAAPEPQKIGLCESTVITHTASATLTHNAPATTFSQSQSLVLATQQQGAGVPCNLAFQTTVLQGQPRPQMQSQLTFALPKAVPLASAGTRPKQSQKIVPPPKPETVSLLVKNAFITPAAFQGQSRAVIVTPAPLKREGILTPATSQSNVAIAPAGIVRAPRVTEFRSNILVGPAQRAPSSQQTQSTVSHLFSPGVVQDALVKGEQIPSHSSSSQVPSPTPSRDCQNSGQASPCTSEQSPSPQSPQNNCSGKSATDSNMAALENRRMRRISEQKRRSNIKIGFSTLNSLVSANSMLISHAITLQKTVDYIAKLQQERTQMQEETRRLREEIEELNAAIISCQQQLPATGVPVTRQRFDHMRKMFDEYVRSRTLQNWKFWIFSIIIKPLFESFNGMVSTTSFKDLNQTAMAWLDQHCSLPVLRPMVLNTLRHLSTTTSVLSDPSCLPEQAAEAVSKMNKTAGET